The Mauremys reevesii isolate NIE-2019 linkage group 1, ASM1616193v1, whole genome shotgun sequence genome has a segment encoding these proteins:
- the RCSD1 gene encoding capZ-interacting protein isoform X3: MNEAGESWGQSILSRWDLATEKTSREDQGRPAETKPEVEKSASLSVAQLAGKFKEQAATISGKEVPANKPTRRKPPCSLPLHTQKVELGHNGEPKPSPNACLLPRVKVKSSPLIEKLQANLTFAPAALVPGTSPKSPGLKVIPSPFSTPPSTPSSPGIHSRSSESDETPVSFDQPPEGTHLKFYNKVRTRGSLKRRPPSRKFRKSQSDSGDGEDLRETGSSQENGAKEEDGDEVFMPKSQKEESQSPVYGTGSKLIQKQIGSKEKPPSRRWSSRTENKEEREKETEAVKPCKSRTGDKEKLCESTPGEEERKSSQSTPEEKSCPSTMGDKDKKLCQNTPGDKEGSTLGEREDGNASEQEKRNKENEEVKKEENSEGKDTQEASDTQEKSLETGMPQPVADTGTASEHHSVMLMQEPGTEMNPVRTQETLM; this comes from the exons GGCAGACCAGCAGAGACCAAGCCAGAGGTGGAGAAGTCAGCATCCCTATCTGTGGCTCAGCTGGCAGGAAAGTTCAAGGAGCAAGCAGCCACCATTTCTGGAAAGGAG GTACCAGCCAATAAACCAACCCGGAGGAAACCACCATGCTCCCTTCCCCTACACACCCAAAAGGTGGAGCTGGGCCACAATGGGGAGCCG AAGCCATCTCCAAATGCTTGTCTCCTTCCCAGGGTCAAGGTGAAAAGCTCTCCCCTGATTGAAAAACTGCAG GCCAATCTGACATTTGCTCCAGCTGCCCTGGTGCCAGGAACATCTCCAAAAAGCCCAGGTCTGAAAGTCATACCATCTCCCTTTAGCACTCCCCCTtcaactcccagcagccccggcATCCATTCCCGTTCCAGTGAATCGGATGAGACACCAGTCAGTTTTGATCAACCACCAGAGGGCACTCACCTGAAGTTTTATAACAAG GTGCGGACACGGGGATCACTGAAGCGCAGACCCCCCTCCAGGAAATTCCGGAAGTCTCAGTCCGACTCCGGAGATGGTGAAGATTTAAGGGAGACTGGATCATCTCAAGAAAATGGGGCCAAGGAAGAGGATGGTGATGAGGTATTCATGCCTAAGAGTCAGAAAGAGGAGTCGCAGTCACCTGTGTATGGAACAGGCAGTAAACTGATCCAGAAACAGATAGGATCCAAAGAAAAGCCACCCTCAAGGAGATGGTCCAGCAGGACAGAAaacaaagaggagagagaaaaagaaacagaGGCAGTGAAACCATGCAAGAGCCGCACAGGAGATAAAGAGAAGCTGTGCGAGAGCACTCcaggggaggaagagaggaagtCATCCCAGAGCACCCCAGAGGAGAAGTCATGCCCAAGTACCATGGGAGATAAAGATAAGAAGCTGTGCCAGAACACCCCAGGGGATAAGGAAGGGAGCACCCTGGGGGAAAGAGAGGATGGCAATGCCTCTGAACAGGAAAAAAGGAACAAAGAAAATGAAGAGGTGAAGAAGGAAGAAAACAGTGAGGGCAAAGACACACAGGAAGCATCAGACACCCAGGAAAAGTCCCTGGAGACGGGGATGCCACAGCCGGTAGCAGACACAGGAACTGCCAGTGAGCATCATAGTGTGATGCTGATGCAAGAACCTGGCACAGA GATGAACCCAGTCAGGACACAGGAGACTTTAATGTGA
- the RCSD1 gene encoding capZ-interacting protein isoform X4, whose amino-acid sequence MQTLCVRPAETKPEVEKSASLSVAQLAGKFKEQAATISGKEVPANKPTRRKPPCSLPLHTQKVELGHNGEPKPSPNACLLPRVKVKSSPLIEKLQANLTFAPAALVPGTSPKSPGLKVIPSPFSTPPSTPSSPGIHSRSSESDETPVSFDQPPEGTHLKFYNKVRTRGSLKRRPPSRKFRKSQSDSGDGEDLRETGSSQENGAKEEDGDEVFMPKSQKEESQSPVYGTGSKLIQKQIGSKEKPPSRRWSSRTENKEEREKETEAVKPCKSRTGDKEKLCESTPGEEERKSSQSTPEEKSCPSTMGDKDKKLCQNTPGDKEGSTLGEREDGNASEQEKRNKENEEVKKEENSEGKDTQEASDTQEKSLETGMPQPVADTGTASEHHSVMLMQEPGTEMNPVRTQETLM is encoded by the exons ACCAGCAGAGACCAAGCCAGAGGTGGAGAAGTCAGCATCCCTATCTGTGGCTCAGCTGGCAGGAAAGTTCAAGGAGCAAGCAGCCACCATTTCTGGAAAGGAG GTACCAGCCAATAAACCAACCCGGAGGAAACCACCATGCTCCCTTCCCCTACACACCCAAAAGGTGGAGCTGGGCCACAATGGGGAGCCG AAGCCATCTCCAAATGCTTGTCTCCTTCCCAGGGTCAAGGTGAAAAGCTCTCCCCTGATTGAAAAACTGCAG GCCAATCTGACATTTGCTCCAGCTGCCCTGGTGCCAGGAACATCTCCAAAAAGCCCAGGTCTGAAAGTCATACCATCTCCCTTTAGCACTCCCCCTtcaactcccagcagccccggcATCCATTCCCGTTCCAGTGAATCGGATGAGACACCAGTCAGTTTTGATCAACCACCAGAGGGCACTCACCTGAAGTTTTATAACAAG GTGCGGACACGGGGATCACTGAAGCGCAGACCCCCCTCCAGGAAATTCCGGAAGTCTCAGTCCGACTCCGGAGATGGTGAAGATTTAAGGGAGACTGGATCATCTCAAGAAAATGGGGCCAAGGAAGAGGATGGTGATGAGGTATTCATGCCTAAGAGTCAGAAAGAGGAGTCGCAGTCACCTGTGTATGGAACAGGCAGTAAACTGATCCAGAAACAGATAGGATCCAAAGAAAAGCCACCCTCAAGGAGATGGTCCAGCAGGACAGAAaacaaagaggagagagaaaaagaaacagaGGCAGTGAAACCATGCAAGAGCCGCACAGGAGATAAAGAGAAGCTGTGCGAGAGCACTCcaggggaggaagagaggaagtCATCCCAGAGCACCCCAGAGGAGAAGTCATGCCCAAGTACCATGGGAGATAAAGATAAGAAGCTGTGCCAGAACACCCCAGGGGATAAGGAAGGGAGCACCCTGGGGGAAAGAGAGGATGGCAATGCCTCTGAACAGGAAAAAAGGAACAAAGAAAATGAAGAGGTGAAGAAGGAAGAAAACAGTGAGGGCAAAGACACACAGGAAGCATCAGACACCCAGGAAAAGTCCCTGGAGACGGGGATGCCACAGCCGGTAGCAGACACAGGAACTGCCAGTGAGCATCATAGTGTGATGCTGATGCAAGAACCTGGCACAGA GATGAACCCAGTCAGGACACAGGAGACTTTAATGTGA
- the LOC120408133 gene encoding uncharacterized protein K02A2.6-like: protein LPRIDDLFAGLAGGQKFSKIDLSQAYLQMHVDEKSQELLTIVTHKGLYRYYCLPFGITSAPALFQRAMDQILCGLSGVQCYLDDILVTGRNEEDHLKNLEATLQRLEEYGLRVRKDKCEFFKPSVEYLGHIIDSAGLHKAPAKVKAIVEAPPPQNVSQLRSPDLVTYMSRRTELSVQSGCLLWGRRVIIPLPLRSQMLEQLHSGHCGIVRMKEIARSYFWWPGLDSAIEEKAKACMSCQGVRNAPQWAPLHPWDWPENPWQRIHVFFAGPLEGSMFLVAVDAHSKWPEVSIMQSTTAESTIQKLRGLFSRFGLPEQLVSNNGPQFVSQEFQNVMKANGIHHITSAPYHPSTNGLAERFVQTMKHA, encoded by the exons cttccccgcatcgatgacctcttcgcaggcctggctgggggacaaaagttcagtaagattgatctgagtcaagcatatttacagatgcacgtcgatgaaaagtcccaagagctgttgactattgtgactcataaggggctttatcgatactattgcctacccttcggaataacgtctgctcccgccctgttccagagggctatggaccagatcttgtgtggcttgtcaggagttcagtgctatctggatgatatcctggtcactggaagaaatgaagaggatcacttaaagaatttagaggctaccctacaaagactggaagagtatggcctacgagttcgcaaagacaagtgtgaattcttcaagccctctgttgaatatttgggacacatcattgattctgcaggtcttcataaggcccctgcaaaagttaaagctattgtggaggctcccccacctcaaaatgtaagccagctgcgctca cccgaccttgttacatACATGTCCAgaaggacggagttatcggtccaatctggttgtttgttgtgggggagacgtgtcattattccactaccactgagatcacagatgttagaacagctacattccggtcactgtggaatagtgcgcatgaaggaaattgcacgaagctatttttggtggcctggattggacagtgctattgaagagaaggcaaaagcttgtatgtcatgtcagggtgtgaggaatgcaccccagtgggcacccctacacccatgggactggcctgaaaacccgtggcaacgtattcacgttttcttcgctggcccccttgaaggaagcatgttcttggtggcagtagatgcccattctaaatggccagaagtctctataatgcagtccactactgcagagagtactatccaaaaactacgaggactctttagtcgttttggtctgccagaacaacttgtgagcaacAACGGAccacagttcgtctctcaggagtttcaaaatgttatgaaggcaaacgggatacaccacatcacgtcagcaccatatcatccatccaccaatggattagctgaaagatttgtgcagacaatgaaacacgct
- the RCSD1 gene encoding capZ-interacting protein isoform X5: MEGRPAETKPEVEKSASLSVAQLAGKFKEQAATISGKEVPANKPTRRKPPCSLPLHTQKVELGHNGEPKPSPNACLLPRVKVKSSPLIEKLQANLTFAPAALVPGTSPKSPGLKVIPSPFSTPPSTPSSPGIHSRSSESDETPVSFDQPPEGTHLKFYNKVRTRGSLKRRPPSRKFRKSQSDSGDGEDLRETGSSQENGAKEEDGDEVFMPKSQKEESQSPVYGTGSKLIQKQIGSKEKPPSRRWSSRTENKEEREKETEAVKPCKSRTGDKEKLCESTPGEEERKSSQSTPEEKSCPSTMGDKDKKLCQNTPGDKEGSTLGEREDGNASEQEKRNKENEEVKKEENSEGKDTQEASDTQEKSLETGMPQPVADTGTASEHHSVMLMQEPGTEMNPVRTQETLM; the protein is encoded by the exons GGCAGACCAGCAGAGACCAAGCCAGAGGTGGAGAAGTCAGCATCCCTATCTGTGGCTCAGCTGGCAGGAAAGTTCAAGGAGCAAGCAGCCACCATTTCTGGAAAGGAG GTACCAGCCAATAAACCAACCCGGAGGAAACCACCATGCTCCCTTCCCCTACACACCCAAAAGGTGGAGCTGGGCCACAATGGGGAGCCG AAGCCATCTCCAAATGCTTGTCTCCTTCCCAGGGTCAAGGTGAAAAGCTCTCCCCTGATTGAAAAACTGCAG GCCAATCTGACATTTGCTCCAGCTGCCCTGGTGCCAGGAACATCTCCAAAAAGCCCAGGTCTGAAAGTCATACCATCTCCCTTTAGCACTCCCCCTtcaactcccagcagccccggcATCCATTCCCGTTCCAGTGAATCGGATGAGACACCAGTCAGTTTTGATCAACCACCAGAGGGCACTCACCTGAAGTTTTATAACAAG GTGCGGACACGGGGATCACTGAAGCGCAGACCCCCCTCCAGGAAATTCCGGAAGTCTCAGTCCGACTCCGGAGATGGTGAAGATTTAAGGGAGACTGGATCATCTCAAGAAAATGGGGCCAAGGAAGAGGATGGTGATGAGGTATTCATGCCTAAGAGTCAGAAAGAGGAGTCGCAGTCACCTGTGTATGGAACAGGCAGTAAACTGATCCAGAAACAGATAGGATCCAAAGAAAAGCCACCCTCAAGGAGATGGTCCAGCAGGACAGAAaacaaagaggagagagaaaaagaaacagaGGCAGTGAAACCATGCAAGAGCCGCACAGGAGATAAAGAGAAGCTGTGCGAGAGCACTCcaggggaggaagagaggaagtCATCCCAGAGCACCCCAGAGGAGAAGTCATGCCCAAGTACCATGGGAGATAAAGATAAGAAGCTGTGCCAGAACACCCCAGGGGATAAGGAAGGGAGCACCCTGGGGGAAAGAGAGGATGGCAATGCCTCTGAACAGGAAAAAAGGAACAAAGAAAATGAAGAGGTGAAGAAGGAAGAAAACAGTGAGGGCAAAGACACACAGGAAGCATCAGACACCCAGGAAAAGTCCCTGGAGACGGGGATGCCACAGCCGGTAGCAGACACAGGAACTGCCAGTGAGCATCATAGTGTGATGCTGATGCAAGAACCTGGCACAGA GATGAACCCAGTCAGGACACAGGAGACTTTAATGTGA